CATTCATCCGCCGGCCGGTGGCGACATCGCTGCTGATGCTGGCGATCATGCTGGCGGGCCTGGTGGGCTTCAAGTTCCTGCCGCTGTCGGCGCTGCCGCAGGTCGATTTCCCGACCATCCAGGTGCAGACACTGTATCCGGGCGCCAGCCCGGAAGTGATGGCGCAGACCGTGACGGCGCCATTGGAGCGCCAGTTCGGCCAGATGTCGGGCCTGCAGCGCATGAGTTCCACCAGCGCCGCCGGCGTGTCGATCATCACGCTGCAGTTCGGCCTGGGCCAGACGCTCGACGTGGCCGAACAGGAAGTGCAGGCCGCGATCAACGCGGGCGGCTCGCTGCTGCCCACCGACCTGCCGGCGCCGCCCGTCTACGCGAAGGTCAACCCGGCCGACGCGCCGGTGCTGACGCTGGCGATCACGTCGGACACGATGCCGCTGACCGAAGTGCAGAACATCGTCAACACCCGGCTGGCGCTGAAGATCAGCCAGGTGTCCGGCGTGGGCCTGGTCAGCCTGTCCGGCGGCCAGCGCCCGGCCGTGCGGATCCAGGCCGATACGCTGGCGCTGGCCAGCTACGGCCTCGGCCTCGATACGCTGCGCACGGCGATCAGCAACGCCAACTCGAACAGCGCCAAGGGATCGTTCGACGGCCCCACGCGCGCGTTCACGATCAACGCCAACGACCAGCTGCTGACCGCCAGCGACTATAAAAGCCTGATCGTGGCGTATAAAAACGGTGCGCCGGTGCGGCTGACCGACGTGGCCAGGGTGGTGGACAGCGCCGAGAACGTCAAGCTGGGCGCCTGGGCCAACCTGAAGCCGGCGATCATCCTGAACGTGCAGCGCCAGCCCGGCGCCAACGTGATCGCCACCGTGGATGCGATCAAGCAGCGCCTGCCCGAGCTGCAGGCCGGCCTGCCGAGCGCACTGCGGGTCGACGTGCTGTCCGACCGCACCACCGGCATCCGCGGCTCGGTGCACCACGTGCAGATCGAACTGCTGCTGGCCGTGGTGCTGGTGGTGCTGGTGATCTTCCTGTTCCTGCACAGCGTGCGCGCCACGGTGATCGCCAGCCTGGCGGTGCCGATCTCGCTGATCGGCACCTGCGGCGTGATGTACCTGATGGGCTACAGCCTGAACAACCTGTCGCTGATGGCGCTGACGATCGCCACCGGCTTCGTCGTCGACGATGCGATCGTGATGATCGAGAACATCGCCCGCTACATCGAGGAAGGCGAGGAGCCGATGGCGGCCGCGCTGAAGGGCGCGAAGCAGATCGGCTTCACCATCATCTCGCTGACGGTATCGCTGATCGCCGTGCTGATCCCGCTGCTGTTCATGGGCGATGTCGTCGGCCGGCTGTTCCGCGAATTCGCCGTCACGCTGTCGATCACGATCCTGATCTCGGCCGTGGTATCGCTGACGCTGGTGCCGATGATGTCGGCGCGCTGGCTCACGTCGCACAGGAACGACGACCCGAAGAGCTTCGGCGGCCGGGTGCAGCACTTCTTCGACCGGGTGATCCACCACTACGACCGCTCGCTGCAGTGGGTACTGCTGCGCCAGGGCCTGACGCTGGTCGTGGCGCTCGGCACGCTGGTGCTGACGGTGGTGCTGTACATGCTGATCCCGAAAGGCCTGTTCCCCACGCAGGATACCGGCCAGCTGCAGGCCCGCATCGAGACCGCCCAGGCGGTGTCATACGCCCGCATGGCCGAGCTGCAGCAGCAGGCGGCCAAGGCGATCCTGCAGGATCCCGAAGTGCAGTCGCTCAGCTCCCTCGTGGGCGTGGACGCGGCCAACAACTCGATGCTGCACACGGGCCGCATGCTGATCAACCTGAAGGAAGACCGCGGCGACCAGGGCGAACTGATGAACCGGCTGCGCCAGCGCGTGGCCGAGGTGGCGGGCGTGCGCATCTACCTGCAGCCCACGCAGGACCTGACGATCGACGCCGAAAGCGGCCCCACGCAGTTCCGCGTGGCGATCGAAGGCGCCGACACGGCCACCGTGAACGAATGGGCCAACAAGCTGGCCGTGCAGATGGCGAAAAAGGCGCAGCTGCGCAACGTGGTGTCCGATGCGGGCGCCACCGGCGCCGCCGCCTACATCGAGATCGACCGGGACACCGCTTCGCGGCTGTCGATCACCGCTTCGGCCATCGACGACGCCCTGTACAGCGCCTTCGGACAGCGTATCGTTTCCACCATCTTCACCGAGACGAACCAGTACCGCGTGATCCTCGAGGCGGCGCCGGGCATGCTGTCGACGCCGCAATCGCTGGGCGACCTGCAGATCCGCACCGGCGGCGGCAAGCCCACGCCGCTGTCGGCGGTGGCCACGATCACCGAGCGGCCGGCGCCGCTGCAGATCACGCACGTGGCGCAATACCCGGCCACGACGCTGGGCTTCGATACGGCCGATGGCGTGTCGCTGGGCCGCTCGGTCGAGGCGATCCGCGAGGCCGCCGCCGAGATCGGGCTGCCGGGCTCCGTGACGATGACGTTCCTCGGCGCCGCCGGCGCCTACCAGGCGTCGCTGACCAGCCAGCTGTGGCTGATCCTGGCGGCGGTAGTGTGCGTGTACATCGTGCTGGGCGTGCTGTACGAGAGCTATATCCACCCGCTGACGATCCTGTCCACGCTGCCGTCGGCCGGCGTGGGCGCGCTGCTGGCGCTGATGGTGTCGGGGCAGGACCTGGGCGTGATCGGCATCATCGGCATCATCCTGCTGATCGGCATCGTCAAGAAGAACGCCATCATGATGATCGACTTCGCGATCGAGGCCGAACGCGACGAAGGCCGCGCGCCGCAGGAAGCGATCCACCAGGCGGCGCTGCTGCGCTTCCGGCCGATCCTGATGACGACGCTGGCCGCGCTGTTCGCCGCCGTGCCGCTGATGCTGGGCTGGGGCGAGGGCGCCGAGCTGCGCCGGCCGCTGGGCCTGGCCATCTTCGGCGGCCTGCTGGTGAGCCAGCTGCTCACGCTGTACACCACGCCGGTGATCTATCTCGCATTCGACCGGCTGGGCCAGCGCTTCGGCAGGAGGCCCGACCTGAAGGCTGGTGACAAGGCACCGGACGGAGCGGCATCGTGAACCTGTCCGAACCGTTCGTCCGGCGCCCCATCGCCACCGTCCTGCTGACGATCGGCGTGGCGCTGGCCGGCATCGCCGCGTTCTTCGTGCTGCCGGTATCGCCGCTGCCGCAGGTGGACTTCCCGGCCATTTCCGTGTCGGCCAGCCTGCCGGGCGCCAGCCCGGACACGATGGCCAGCAGCGTGGCCACGCCACTCGAACGCAGGCTGGGCGTGATCGCCGGCATCAACGAGATGACGTCGCAATCGTCCAGCGGCTCCACGCGGATCAACCTGCAGTTCGACCTGAACCGCAAGATCGATGCCGCCGCGCGCGAAGTGCAGGCGGCGATCAGCGCTTCCCGCGCCGACCTGCCGGCCACGCTGAAGAGCAACCCGACCTACCGCAAGATGAACCCGTCGGATTCGCCGGTGATCATCCTGGCGCTCACCTCGCCGACCCGCAGGCCCGGGCAGATCTACGAGGCCGTCTCGAACATCGTGTCGCAGAAGCTGGCGCAGGTGAAAGGCGTGGGCGACGTGGAAATCGGCGGCGGCTCGCTGCCGGCGGTGCGCATCGAGCTGCTGCCGTTCGCGCTGAACCAGTACGGCGTGTCGACCGAGGATGTGCGCGCCGCGATCCAGGCCACCAATGCCAACCGCCCGCGCGGCGCCATCGAAAGCGAAGGGCGCCGGCTGCAGATCTATTCTGCGCCGGGCACGGAAAGCGGCGGGCGCAGCGCGGCCGACTACCGCGATCTCGTCGTCGCCTGGCGCAACAACGCGGCGATCCGGCTGCGCGACGTGGCCACCGTCGAGGACGGGCCGGAAAACAAGAACACCCTCGGCCTGTTCAACGGCCAGCCGGCCGTGATCGTGCTGATCACGCGCCAGCCCGGCGCCAACATCATCGAGACGGTGGACAGCGTGCGCGCACTGCTGCCGCAATTGCGCGCGCAACTGCCGCAGGACATCACCGTGTCGGTCGCGTCGGACAGCACGACGTCGATCCGCTCGTCGCTGCACGAGGTCGAGTTTACGCTGATCCTGTCGGTGGTGCTGGTGGTGCTGGTGGTCAGCGCCTTCCTGCGCAGCGTGCGGGCGACGATCATTCCCGCCATCGCCACCATCGTCTCGCTGCTCGGCACGTTCGGCGTGATGTACATGCTTGGCTTCTCGCTGAACAACCTGTCGCTGATGGCGCTGACGGTGGCCACCGGCTTCGTGGTCGACGACGCGATCGTGGTGCTGGAAAACACGGCGCGCCATGTCGAAAGCGGCATGGACCGTTTCAAGGCGGCGCTGCTGGGCGCCAGGGAAGTCGGCTTCACAGTGCTGTCGATCAGCCTGTCGCTGGTGGCCGTGTTCATCCCGCTGCTGTTCATGGGCGGGCAGGTGGGCCGGCTGTTCCGCGAGTTCGCCGTCACGCTGTCCGCCGCGGTGATGATCTCGCTGGTGATCTCGCTGACGACCACGCCGATGATGTGCGCCTGGCTGCTCAGGTCCGAACAGGACCGCAGCCCGCCCGGCCGCGTCTCGCGCGCTTTCGAGGCCTGCTTCAACTGGATGCAGCGGGTCTATGCGCATGCGCTGGACTGGGCGCTGCACAGCGTATGGCTGGTGATGCTGATCCTGGCGTTCGTGGTGGCCCTGAACGTCTACCTGTTCGCCGCCGCGCCGAAGGGCTTCTTCCCGCAGCAGGATACCGGCCAGATCAGTGGCGGCATGCGCGCCGACCAGAGCATCTCGTTCCAGGCCATGCAGCAGAAGCTGCGCCAGCTGGTGGACATCATCCGCAAGGACCCGGCGGTCGATACCGTGGTGGGCTTCACCGGCGGTTCGCGCGCCGGCGGCGGCTTCATGTTCGTCAACCTGAAGCCGGCGGACGAGCGCACCGAGGCCGGCCAGGCCGTCATCAACCGGCTGCGCCCGCAACTGGCGAAAGTGACCGGGGTACAGCTGTTCCTGAATCCGGTGCAGGACCTGCGCATGGGCGGACGTTCCAGCAATTCGACCTACCAGTACACGCTCAAGAGCGACAACCGGGCCGACCTGAAGAACTGGGCGACGAAGCTGGCCGATTCGATGAAGAACCAGCCGTCGCTGGCCGATATCGATACCGACCAGCAGGATAACGGCGTGGAAACCTATGTCACGATCGACAAGGAAACCACGGCACGCTTCGGCATGAGCGTGCGCGATGTCACCAATGCGCTCTACAACGCGTTCGGCCAGCGGCAGGTGGCGACCATCTACGATGAGCTGAACCAGTACAAGGTGGTGATGGAAGTGGCGCCGGAATACGCGCAGAGCCCCGAGGCGCTGAAGGACGTGTACGTGCCGGGCAGTGCGGCCGCGACGGCCACGGATACGGATACGGCGTCCACGTCGGGCGGTACCAACGCCTCGACCAACAACGCGCAGGGCCAGCGCGACTCGTCCACCGGCGCGGCGCTGTCGACCGCCAGGGCGGCGATGGTGCCGCTGTCGGGCATCGCGTCGTTCGCCGAAAGCGCCACGCCCACGTCCGTCAACCACCAGGATGGCGAACTGGCGACGACGATCTCGTTCAACCTGGCCGACGGCTACACGCTGAGCCAGGCGCAGGAAGCGGTGAAGCAGGCCGAAGCCGACATCGCGATGCCGAACAACGTGCGCGGCAGCTTCCAGGGCCAGGCCAAGCAGGCGGAGGAGTCGAACAAGCAGCAGCCGCTTCTGATCCTGGCCGCGATCGTGGTGATCTACATCGTGCTGGGCATCCTGTACGAGAGCCTGATCCACCCGATCACGGTGCTGTCCACGCTGCCGTCGGCCGGCGTGGGCGCCGTGCTGGCACTGCTGCTGTTCCGGATGGAGTTTTCCATCATCGCGCTGATCGGCGTGTTCCTGCTGATCGGCATCGTCAAGAAGAACGCGATCCTGATCATCGACTTCGCGCTGGAAGCGGAGCGCGCCCGCGGGCTGAGCGCCATCGACGCGGTGCGCGAGGCCTGCCTGCTGCGCTTCCGCCCGATCCTGATGACGACGCTGGCCGCCGCGCTGGGCGCGCTACCGCTGGCGATCGGCTTCGGCGAAGGCTCCGAGCTGCGCCAGCCGCTGGGCATCGCCATCATCGGCGGCCTGATCGCCAGCCAGCTGCTGACGCTGCTGACGACGCCGGTCGTCTATATCCTGCTCGACAAGCTGCGCACGCGCAGCCCCGAAGAACGCAACTTGAGCCGCGCCCAGGGCGACGAGCCCGTGACCACATGAAGACATCGATGAAGACCCGCCTTTCCGTCATTGCCCTGGCCGCCGCGCTGTGCGGCTGCGCCGTCGGCCCGAAATATGAAGTGCCGGCGGCCGCATCGCCGGCCGCGTTCAAGGAAGCGGAGGGCTGGACGCCGGCCGCGCCGGCCGATGCGCTGGAGCGCGGGCCGTGGTGGACGCTGTTCGGCGATCCGGTCCTCGACGAGCTGGCCGCCGCGGTCGAGGTCAGCAACCAGAACGTGGCGCTGGCAGCGGCGCAGTATGCGCAGGCGCGCGCCGTGGTCGCCGAGCAGCGCGCGTCGCTGTTCCCGACCGTGTCGTTGAACGGATCGGGCACCCGCTCGGGCGGCGGTGGCGACACGCGGCCATCGAACAACTACCGCGTGGATATCGGCGGCAGCTGGGAACCCGATATCTGGGGCAGCCTGCGCGCCGGCGTGACGGGTGCGCAGGCCAGCGCCCAGGCCAGCGCGGCGGACCTGGCGGCGGCCCGGCTGTCCGCCCAGGGCGAGCTGGTGGCCAACTACATCGGCCTGCGCCAGGCGGACGTGGAAAAGCAGATCCTCGACACCACGATCCGGGGGTACGAGCGGGTGCTGCAGATCACGCAGAACCGTGTCGACGCGGGCGTGACGGCACGCTCCGACCTGCTGCAGGCGCAGACGCAGCTGTTCAATGCGCGCGCCGATCTGCTGACCGTGATCCGCCAGCGCGCCGTGTATGAACACGCGATCGCGGTCCTGCTGGGCAAGGCGCCATCGGAGTTCGCGCTGGCGCCCGCGCCATGGCGCATCGTCGTGCCCGACGTGCCGCTGGGCGTGCCGTCGACGCTGCTGCAACGCCGGCCGGACATCGCCGCCGCCGAACGCGACGTGGCCGCCGCCAATGAAAATATCGGCATCGCCCGCGCGGCGTACTTCCCGTCGCTGAACCTGTCGGCCTCGTACGGCTACGGCAACAGCCAGGTGGGCGGCCTGTTCAGCGCATCGAACAGCCTGTGGTCGCTGGGCCTGTCGGCCGCGCAGACGATCTTCGACGCCGGCGCCATCGCCGCCCGCGTCGAACAGACCAAAGCCTCCCGCGACGCGGCCATCGCCCGCTACCGGCAGGCAGTGCTGGACGCGTTTGCCGACGTCGAGGACCAGCTGGCCGCCACCCGCGCGCTGGCGCAGCAGCAGGACCTGCGGCGCCAGGCCTCCGAGGCTGCCGACCAGGTCGAGCAGCAGATGGAAAACCGCTATCGCGCCGGACAGGTGAACTACACCGAGGTCGT
Above is a window of Pseudoduganella dura DNA encoding:
- a CDS encoding efflux transporter outer membrane subunit, whose translation is MKTRLSVIALAAALCGCAVGPKYEVPAAASPAAFKEAEGWTPAAPADALERGPWWTLFGDPVLDELAAAVEVSNQNVALAAAQYAQARAVVAEQRASLFPTVSLNGSGTRSGGGGDTRPSNNYRVDIGGSWEPDIWGSLRAGVTGAQASAQASAADLAAARLSAQGELVANYIGLRQADVEKQILDTTIRGYERVLQITQNRVDAGVTARSDLLQAQTQLFNARADLLTVIRQRAVYEHAIAVLLGKAPSEFALAPAPWRIVVPDVPLGVPSTLLQRRPDIAAAERDVAAANENIGIARAAYFPSLNLSASYGYGNSQVGGLFSASNSLWSLGLSAAQTIFDAGAIAARVEQTKASRDAAIARYRQAVLDAFADVEDQLAATRALAQQQDLRRQASEAADQVEQQMENRYRAGQVNYTEVVSAQATALSARRALIQVQADRQTTAVALIQSLGGGWRSSQP
- a CDS encoding efflux RND transporter permease subunit, with product MNLSEPFVRRPIATVLLTIGVALAGIAAFFVLPVSPLPQVDFPAISVSASLPGASPDTMASSVATPLERRLGVIAGINEMTSQSSSGSTRINLQFDLNRKIDAAAREVQAAISASRADLPATLKSNPTYRKMNPSDSPVIILALTSPTRRPGQIYEAVSNIVSQKLAQVKGVGDVEIGGGSLPAVRIELLPFALNQYGVSTEDVRAAIQATNANRPRGAIESEGRRLQIYSAPGTESGGRSAADYRDLVVAWRNNAAIRLRDVATVEDGPENKNTLGLFNGQPAVIVLITRQPGANIIETVDSVRALLPQLRAQLPQDITVSVASDSTTSIRSSLHEVEFTLILSVVLVVLVVSAFLRSVRATIIPAIATIVSLLGTFGVMYMLGFSLNNLSLMALTVATGFVVDDAIVVLENTARHVESGMDRFKAALLGAREVGFTVLSISLSLVAVFIPLLFMGGQVGRLFREFAVTLSAAVMISLVISLTTTPMMCAWLLRSEQDRSPPGRVSRAFEACFNWMQRVYAHALDWALHSVWLVMLILAFVVALNVYLFAAAPKGFFPQQDTGQISGGMRADQSISFQAMQQKLRQLVDIIRKDPAVDTVVGFTGGSRAGGGFMFVNLKPADERTEAGQAVINRLRPQLAKVTGVQLFLNPVQDLRMGGRSSNSTYQYTLKSDNRADLKNWATKLADSMKNQPSLADIDTDQQDNGVETYVTIDKETTARFGMSVRDVTNALYNAFGQRQVATIYDELNQYKVVMEVAPEYAQSPEALKDVYVPGSAAATATDTDTASTSGGTNASTNNAQGQRDSSTGAALSTARAAMVPLSGIASFAESATPTSVNHQDGELATTISFNLADGYTLSQAQEAVKQAEADIAMPNNVRGSFQGQAKQAEESNKQQPLLILAAIVVIYIVLGILYESLIHPITVLSTLPSAGVGAVLALLLFRMEFSIIALIGVFLLIGIVKKNAILIIDFALEAERARGLSAIDAVREACLLRFRPILMTTLAAALGALPLAIGFGEGSELRQPLGIAIIGGLIASQLLTLLTTPVVYILLDKLRTRSPEERNLSRAQGDEPVTT
- a CDS encoding efflux RND transporter permease subunit translates to MSPSAPFIRRPVATSLLMLAIMLAGLVGFKFLPLSALPQVDFPTIQVQTLYPGASPEVMAQTVTAPLERQFGQMSGLQRMSSTSAAGVSIITLQFGLGQTLDVAEQEVQAAINAGGSLLPTDLPAPPVYAKVNPADAPVLTLAITSDTMPLTEVQNIVNTRLALKISQVSGVGLVSLSGGQRPAVRIQADTLALASYGLGLDTLRTAISNANSNSAKGSFDGPTRAFTINANDQLLTASDYKSLIVAYKNGAPVRLTDVARVVDSAENVKLGAWANLKPAIILNVQRQPGANVIATVDAIKQRLPELQAGLPSALRVDVLSDRTTGIRGSVHHVQIELLLAVVLVVLVIFLFLHSVRATVIASLAVPISLIGTCGVMYLMGYSLNNLSLMALTIATGFVVDDAIVMIENIARYIEEGEEPMAAALKGAKQIGFTIISLTVSLIAVLIPLLFMGDVVGRLFREFAVTLSITILISAVVSLTLVPMMSARWLTSHRNDDPKSFGGRVQHFFDRVIHHYDRSLQWVLLRQGLTLVVALGTLVLTVVLYMLIPKGLFPTQDTGQLQARIETAQAVSYARMAELQQQAAKAILQDPEVQSLSSLVGVDAANNSMLHTGRMLINLKEDRGDQGELMNRLRQRVAEVAGVRIYLQPTQDLTIDAESGPTQFRVAIEGADTATVNEWANKLAVQMAKKAQLRNVVSDAGATGAAAYIEIDRDTASRLSITASAIDDALYSAFGQRIVSTIFTETNQYRVILEAAPGMLSTPQSLGDLQIRTGGGKPTPLSAVATITERPAPLQITHVAQYPATTLGFDTADGVSLGRSVEAIREAAAEIGLPGSVTMTFLGAAGAYQASLTSQLWLILAAVVCVYIVLGVLYESYIHPLTILSTLPSAGVGALLALMVSGQDLGVIGIIGIILLIGIVKKNAIMMIDFAIEAERDEGRAPQEAIHQAALLRFRPILMTTLAALFAAVPLMLGWGEGAELRRPLGLAIFGGLLVSQLLTLYTTPVIYLAFDRLGQRFGRRPDLKAGDKAPDGAAS